One Phaseolus vulgaris cultivar G19833 chromosome 4, P. vulgaris v2.0, whole genome shotgun sequence DNA window includes the following coding sequences:
- the LOC137838824 gene encoding FBD-associated F-box protein At5g18780-like has protein sequence MEEGKETKKSGREGEDGRDRLSELHDDVLLHIILFINTNTAVRISLLSKRWNNLWKCLTNLCFRRRSFKNITNYNKFVSHVFSHRDTSIPLHCLDFEACGIIAHQLLDTVTPYLQCVTQLRIYLDQESRDMFYYSIPFIFSSPSLTSLTLSILCPRNILNLPQSLHLPALKTLNLTNVSFSARPNDVCAEPFSNCFSLNSLVLVGCSLSDHTKVLSISNSNLSRFTMKRYDEQQYKIVLSTPNLTHFAIRSYIGCHDLSSLSDLTLLEDVNIEISTIFHATVLRLLRMLSYVKILTLSKAVIEAILRVSYSSVFSS, from the coding sequence AtggaagaaggaaaagaaaccaAGAAAAGTGGAAGAGAGGGAGAAGATGGGAGAGACAGGCTCAGTGAGTTGCATGACGATGTTCTTCTCCACATTATCCTATTCATAAACACAAATACCGCAGTTCGAATCTCTCTCTTATCCAAACGATGGAACAACCTTTGGAAATGTCTCACCAATCTTTGTTTCAGACGCCGCAGCTTCAAAAACATCACCAACTACAACAAATTTGTCTCACACGTTTTCTCCCACAGAGACACTTCCATTCCTTTGCATTGTCTTGATTTCGAAGCATGCGGCATCATAGCACACCAGCTTCTCGACACTGTCACTCCTTATCTGCAATGCGTGACACAGTTGAGAATCTATCTCGATCAAGAATCCAGAGACATGTTCTATTACTCCATAcctttcatcttttcttctccCTCTCTCACATCTCTCACTCTTTCAATTCTTTGTCCTCGTAATATCTTGAATCTTCCACAATCTCTACATCTACCAGCGCTCAAAACCTTGAATCTCACCAATGTCTCTTTCTCCGCAAGGCCCAATGATGTGTGCGCGGAACCCTTTTCAAACTGTTTCTCCTTGAACAGTTTGGTCCTTGTGGGGTGTTCTTTGAGCGACCATACCAAAGTCCTCAGCATATCAAACTCCAACCTTTCTCGTTTCACCATGAAAAGATACGATGAACAGCAGTACAAGATTGTGCTTTCTACTCCCAATCTCACCCATTTCGCTATCAGAAGTTACATAGGCTGTCATGACCTCTCCTCCCTGAGTGATCTTACACTTCTTGAAGATGTCAACATTGAGATCAGTACTATTTTTCACGCAACCGTTCTAAGGTTGCTGAGAATGTTATCTTATGTAAAGATATTGACACTCTCTAAGGCTGTCATTGAAGCAATACTGCGTGTGAGTTACTCTTCTGTGTTTTCTTCATAA